Proteins encoded in a region of the Isosphaeraceae bacterium EP7 genome:
- the lipA gene encoding lipoyl synthase, producing MSMPRARVDALPILPIVTPDAPAAAGCGSGGPIAAQAPALTVIDAPAEAPRRRLPSWLKRPIPESGGTYFTKDLVGELGLETICESAKCPNRSECWTRRTATFMILGETCTRPCGFCAVKRGHPEAVAIDEPARLAEACARLGLKHVVITSVTRDDLPDGGADHFRQCVEAVRARTGATIEVLTPDFDGDERAIEIVLQARPEVFNHNLETVPRLQQYVRRKSQYAVSMKVLEHAKRIGGPFGVRTKSGLMLGLGETTEEVLETMADLRAIDCDFLTIGQYLQPSLKHLPVDRYLHPDEFDELGRLARAMGFAEVASGPFVRSSYHADEMAASAHTH from the coding sequence ATGTCTATGCCCAGAGCGCGGGTTGACGCCCTCCCCATCCTGCCGATCGTGACCCCGGACGCACCGGCCGCAGCCGGCTGCGGGTCGGGCGGGCCGATCGCGGCGCAAGCCCCGGCCTTGACGGTGATCGACGCCCCGGCCGAGGCCCCTCGCAGGCGGCTCCCTTCGTGGCTGAAGCGGCCGATCCCCGAGTCGGGCGGCACCTACTTCACCAAGGATCTGGTCGGCGAGCTGGGCCTCGAGACGATCTGCGAGAGCGCCAAGTGCCCGAACCGTTCGGAGTGCTGGACCCGCCGCACGGCCACCTTCATGATTCTGGGCGAGACCTGCACCCGCCCCTGCGGCTTCTGCGCCGTGAAGCGAGGCCACCCCGAGGCGGTGGCCATCGACGAGCCCGCCCGCCTGGCCGAGGCCTGCGCCCGGCTTGGCCTCAAGCACGTCGTGATCACCAGCGTGACCCGCGATGACCTGCCCGACGGAGGAGCTGACCACTTCAGGCAGTGCGTCGAGGCCGTCCGCGCCCGCACGGGCGCCACGATCGAGGTCCTCACCCCCGACTTCGATGGCGACGAGCGGGCGATCGAGATCGTCCTCCAGGCTCGCCCAGAGGTCTTCAACCACAACCTGGAGACCGTCCCGAGGCTCCAGCAGTACGTCCGCCGCAAGAGCCAGTACGCCGTCAGCATGAAGGTGCTGGAGCACGCCAAGCGGATCGGCGGGCCCTTTGGCGTGCGGACCAAGAGCGGCCTGATGCTCGGCCTGGGCGAGACGACCGAAGAAGTCCTGGAGACGATGGCCGACCTGCGGGCCATCGACTGCGACTTCCTCACGATCGGCCAGTATCTCCAGCCCTCGCTGAAGCATCTGCCGGTCGACCGCTACCTCCACCCCGACGAGTTCGACGAGCTTGGCCGCCTGGCCCGCGCGATGGGCTTCGCCGAGGTTGCCAGCGGCCCGTTCGTCCGCTCCAGCTATCACGCCGACGAGATGGCCGCCTCAGCCCACACTCATTGA
- the leuC gene encoding 3-isopropylmalate dehydratase large subunit — MPETLFQKVWNRHVVKATDEATLLYIDRHLIHEVTSPQAFDGLRLANRKVRRPDLTFATLDHNVPTEDQLNIREPNSRKQVEALRSNAREFGLTLYDMGSGRQGIVHVIGPELGLTLPGTTIVCGDSHTSTHGAFGALAFGIGTSEVEHVLATQTLWQGRRPKSLGVEVTGKLPASLEPKDIILAIIRAIGTGGATGHVIEYYGPAITALSMEGRLTICNMSIEAGARAGMIAPDETTLDYITKGDRPFSPKGRDLDIALADWKSLTTDDPEAFDRHITLDASTLVPQVTWGTNPAMTVDVTGNVPDPSEVPFSSREDAERALAYMGLKAGTPIRDIPVDVVFIGSCTNGRIEDLRVAANVFRGRKVAESVRALIVPGSEQVRSQAEAEGLDRIFIDAGAEWRQAGCSMCLAMNPDKLTDGQRSASTSNRNFEGRQGPGGRTHLVSPAMAAAAAVAGKFVDVRTLLN, encoded by the coding sequence GTGCCCGAGACGCTGTTCCAGAAGGTGTGGAATCGTCACGTCGTCAAGGCCACCGACGAGGCGACGCTGCTTTATATCGATCGGCACCTGATCCACGAAGTGACCAGCCCGCAGGCCTTCGACGGCCTCAGGCTCGCCAATCGCAAGGTGCGCCGGCCCGACCTGACGTTCGCCACGCTCGACCATAATGTGCCGACCGAAGATCAGCTCAATATTCGCGAGCCCAACTCACGCAAGCAGGTCGAGGCGCTGCGGAGTAACGCACGCGAGTTCGGCCTGACCCTGTATGACATGGGCAGCGGCCGGCAGGGGATCGTCCACGTCATCGGCCCCGAGCTGGGCCTGACCCTTCCCGGCACCACGATCGTCTGCGGCGACAGCCACACCAGCACCCATGGCGCCTTCGGCGCGCTGGCCTTCGGCATTGGCACCAGCGAGGTCGAGCACGTCCTGGCCACCCAGACCCTCTGGCAGGGGCGTCGGCCCAAGTCACTGGGCGTCGAGGTGACCGGCAAGCTCCCCGCGAGCCTCGAGCCCAAGGATATCATCCTGGCGATCATCCGGGCGATCGGCACCGGCGGCGCAACCGGGCACGTCATCGAGTATTACGGGCCGGCCATCACGGCGCTGTCGATGGAAGGCCGCCTGACGATCTGCAACATGTCGATCGAGGCGGGTGCCCGCGCGGGCATGATCGCCCCCGACGAGACGACCCTCGACTACATCACCAAGGGCGACCGGCCATTCTCCCCCAAAGGCCGTGATCTCGACATCGCGCTGGCCGACTGGAAGTCCCTGACGACCGACGACCCCGAGGCGTTCGACCGCCATATCACGCTCGACGCCTCGACGCTCGTCCCGCAGGTCACCTGGGGGACTAATCCGGCGATGACCGTCGACGTGACCGGCAATGTTCCCGACCCCTCCGAGGTGCCCTTCTCCAGTCGAGAAGACGCCGAGCGGGCGCTCGCTTACATGGGCCTGAAGGCCGGCACGCCGATCCGCGATATTCCGGTCGACGTCGTCTTCATCGGCTCGTGCACCAACGGCCGGATCGAGGACCTTCGCGTTGCCGCCAACGTCTTCCGCGGCCGCAAGGTCGCCGAGAGCGTGCGGGCCCTGATCGTCCCCGGCAGCGAGCAGGTCCGCAGCCAGGCCGAGGCCGAGGGGCTCGATCGAATCTTCATCGATGCCGGAGCCGAGTGGCGTCAGGCCGGTTGCAGCATGTGCCTGGCGATGAACCCGGACAAGCTCACCGATGGTCAGCGTTCGGCCAGCACCAGCAATCGCAACTTCGAAGGCCGCCAGGGCCCCGGGGGCCGGACCCACCTGGTCAGCCCCGCGATGGCCGCCGCCGCCGCGGTCGCCGGAAAGTTCGTCGACGTCCGCACGCTGCTCAACTGA
- the leuD gene encoding 3-isopropylmalate dehydratase small subunit, with protein MEPFTQHRGRVAVLDWSDVNTDLIIPARYLKRIERIGYGPLLFADKKYCPGESPQIDDPGVHGALDPSFPLNKPELAGATVLVAGRNFGCGSSREHAVWAVAQAGFRAVIAPGKDEGFADIFEGNARNNGLLPIELDDAEWKTIADAGQKPGGAEVTIDLNKKTVTLHAEGVGPTEFAFDIPESDRQRILQGLDFIAETLQYDSAIAAQEQGMPAWITPKTG; from the coding sequence ATGGAACCGTTCACCCAGCACCGCGGCCGGGTCGCCGTCCTCGACTGGTCCGACGTGAACACCGACCTGATCATCCCGGCCCGCTACCTCAAGCGGATCGAGCGGATTGGCTACGGCCCCCTGCTCTTCGCCGACAAGAAGTACTGCCCCGGCGAGTCTCCGCAGATCGACGACCCGGGCGTGCACGGCGCGCTCGACCCAAGCTTCCCGCTGAACAAGCCAGAGCTTGCAGGCGCCACGGTGCTCGTCGCCGGCCGCAACTTCGGCTGCGGATCGAGCCGCGAGCACGCCGTCTGGGCCGTCGCCCAGGCCGGCTTCCGCGCCGTCATCGCCCCCGGTAAGGACGAAGGCTTCGCCGACATCTTCGAGGGCAACGCCCGCAATAACGGGCTGCTCCCCATCGAGCTGGACGACGCCGAGTGGAAGACCATCGCCGACGCCGGCCAGAAGCCGGGCGGGGCCGAGGTCACCATCGACCTGAACAAGAAGACGGTCACGCTCCACGCCGAAGGCGTCGGGCCGACCGAGTTCGCCTTCGACATCCCCGAGTCGGACCGTCAACGGATCTTGCAGGGCCTCGACTTCATCGCCGAGACCTTGCAGTATGACTCGGCCATCGCGGCCCAGGAACAGGGAATGCCCGCCTGGATCACCCCGAAGACGGGCTGA
- a CDS encoding MoaD/ThiS family protein, whose translation MRVTLQLFALARQRAGRDRVELDLPDPATVADLKAGLARAVPELAALIGSMRFAVDEEYADDLTTVLAGSSLAAIPPVSGGATAEDSATEVPR comes from the coding sequence GTGCGAGTGACGTTGCAACTCTTCGCCCTGGCTCGCCAGCGGGCCGGCCGAGATCGGGTCGAGCTGGACCTGCCCGACCCCGCGACCGTGGCCGACCTCAAGGCGGGACTCGCGCGTGCCGTGCCCGAACTCGCAGCCCTGATCGGATCAATGCGGTTCGCCGTCGACGAGGAATACGCCGACGACCTGACGACGGTCCTCGCAGGCTCCTCGCTCGCGGCGATCCCGCCCGTGAGCGGGGGAGCCACGGCGGAAGACTCGGCGACCGAGGTCCCCCGATGA
- a CDS encoding molybdenum cofactor biosynthesis protein MoaE — protein sequence MIEICEGPIDHAALTDRVRSNDAGAVCTFLGTVREMTGDRRTSRLDYEAYPAMAAKTLQALEDEARSRWPILDVALVHRIGRMELGEISVVVAVSCPHRIQAFEACRWLIDTLKERVPIWKKETWADGSEEWVHPGLPTQTTEPPAA from the coding sequence ATGATCGAGATTTGCGAAGGCCCCATCGACCATGCCGCGCTGACCGACCGCGTCCGCTCGAACGACGCAGGGGCCGTCTGCACATTCCTTGGGACCGTCCGGGAGATGACCGGCGATCGGCGTACGTCGAGGCTCGACTACGAAGCCTATCCCGCGATGGCCGCCAAGACTCTGCAAGCGCTCGAGGACGAGGCCCGAAGCCGCTGGCCGATTCTCGACGTGGCATTGGTGCATCGCATCGGGCGGATGGAACTGGGCGAGATCAGCGTCGTCGTTGCGGTGAGCTGCCCGCACCGGATTCAGGCCTTCGAAGCCTGCCGCTGGCTGATCGACACGCTCAAGGAGCGGGTGCCGATCTGGAAGAAAGAGACCTGGGCCGACGGATCCGAAGAATGGGTCCATCCGGGTTTGCCCACGCAGACAACCGAGCCCCCCGCCGCTTGA
- a CDS encoding PSD1 and planctomycete cytochrome C domain-containing protein codes for MMRLACLAAILAFLSASTSFGGEPATDASALAFFESKVRPILVERCLSCHSAAEGKKVRGGLRLDTKEGWTTGGDNGPAAVPGNPDESLIVQAIKYGDPDLRMPPKGKLPEAEIQVLNDWIRQGAIDPRTGATATAKKAGIDLTAGRRHWAFQPLVRGERPEVRDLAWCRTPIDRFIAAKLDAAGLTPSPEVDRRRLIRRATFDLTGLPPTPDEIAAFLADARPDAYDHLIDRLLESPRYGERWARHWLDLARYAESHGFEHDYDRPTAYTYRDFLIEALNADLPYDTFVRWQLAGDELAPESNLALKATGFLAAGTHSTQITANQVEKERYDELDDMLGTTSTAFLGLTVGCARCHDHKYDPIPTADYYRMLSTFTTTVRSEVELNVDPKGFALAKLAHDAEHASHVAKRHTFEAETLPARLAAWELSRKQARSDGPAWVALDPVQMKADGGASFSKLEDGSIRVAGNNPEFDVYTVSAACDLPNVTGVRLEALADAALVRGGPGRADNGNFALTDLKVVSGPRYGIGPMSDLTLVNPKATFEQAGLPVSGVVDADLKSAWAVDPQFGQDQVAVFETAADVPIDSACILTFRLSFKNNARHGLGRFRLAATASPRPIALNDDGVPPALKPILALAPADRSEAQSRQLLDWFRTIDAEWRALDASVAEHARSAPQMRGSKALISTEGRPAVRLHTQGGDFLEKTHYLKRGDVNQKQGEAPPGFLQVLENASEGEARWTTAPPPGWHTSYRRAALARWMTDLDAGAGALAARVAVNRLWHHHLGRGIVATPSDFGNQGEPPTHPELLDWLASELVRGGWKLKPLHKLIMTSAVYMQGTTFDPAKAAIDPEDRLLWRRTRKRLEAEAVRDSLLFVAGQLDGRMYGPGSLDERMKRRSVYFAVKRSKLIPMMSLFDAPDALQPIPARSSTTIAPQSLFLMNSPLVRDWAEAFAGRLEAKPDGRIDAAYAIAVGRPPTPDEASRAVEFLAGQAESYRLDGQADADHRALGDFCQVLMGLNEFLYAD; via the coding sequence ATGATGCGTCTGGCCTGCCTGGCCGCAATTCTGGCCTTTCTCTCGGCTTCGACCTCATTTGGCGGGGAACCCGCGACGGACGCGTCGGCCCTGGCATTCTTCGAGTCGAAGGTCCGGCCGATCCTCGTCGAGCGTTGCCTGAGCTGCCATTCCGCGGCCGAAGGCAAGAAGGTCCGCGGCGGGCTGCGGCTCGACACCAAGGAAGGCTGGACGACCGGCGGCGACAACGGCCCCGCGGCCGTGCCGGGCAATCCCGACGAGAGCCTGATCGTCCAGGCCATCAAATACGGCGACCCAGACCTCCGGATGCCGCCCAAGGGGAAGCTCCCCGAGGCCGAGATTCAGGTCCTGAACGACTGGATCCGTCAGGGGGCCATCGATCCGCGGACCGGTGCGACGGCGACCGCCAAGAAGGCCGGGATTGACCTGACAGCCGGACGCAGGCATTGGGCGTTCCAGCCGCTCGTCCGTGGTGAGCGACCCGAGGTGCGCGACCTCGCCTGGTGCCGGACTCCCATTGACCGCTTCATCGCGGCGAAGCTCGACGCGGCGGGGCTGACCCCGTCCCCCGAAGTCGACCGCCGTCGCCTGATCCGCCGGGCCACATTCGACCTGACCGGCCTGCCTCCCACCCCCGACGAGATCGCCGCCTTCCTCGCCGATGCCCGGCCCGATGCCTATGACCATCTCATCGATCGCCTGCTGGAGAGCCCGCGTTATGGCGAGCGCTGGGCGCGGCACTGGCTTGACCTGGCCCGATATGCCGAGAGCCACGGCTTCGAGCACGACTACGACCGACCTACCGCTTACACGTACCGCGACTTCCTGATCGAAGCCCTCAACGCCGACCTGCCCTATGACACGTTCGTGCGCTGGCAACTGGCCGGCGACGAGCTTGCCCCCGAGAGCAACCTGGCGCTCAAGGCCACCGGTTTCCTGGCGGCCGGGACGCACAGCACGCAGATCACGGCCAATCAGGTGGAGAAGGAACGGTACGACGAGCTCGATGACATGCTGGGAACGACCAGCACGGCATTCCTGGGCCTGACCGTCGGCTGTGCTCGCTGCCACGACCACAAATACGACCCGATCCCGACGGCCGACTACTACCGGATGCTGTCCACCTTCACCACCACGGTGCGCAGCGAGGTCGAACTGAACGTCGACCCCAAAGGGTTCGCCCTGGCCAAACTGGCGCACGACGCCGAGCACGCCAGCCACGTCGCCAAACGACATACCTTCGAAGCCGAGACGCTCCCTGCTCGGCTGGCCGCCTGGGAATTGAGCCGCAAGCAGGCCAGGTCCGACGGGCCGGCCTGGGTCGCGCTCGACCCAGTCCAGATGAAGGCGGACGGAGGCGCGTCGTTCAGCAAGCTGGAAGACGGGTCGATCCGCGTCGCGGGGAACAACCCTGAGTTCGACGTCTACACTGTGAGCGCCGCCTGCGACCTGCCCAACGTCACCGGGGTCCGCCTGGAAGCCCTGGCGGATGCTGCCCTGGTGCGTGGCGGCCCCGGCCGTGCGGACAACGGGAACTTCGCGCTCACCGACCTGAAGGTGGTTTCGGGCCCTCGCTACGGCATCGGGCCGATGTCGGACCTGACCCTCGTGAATCCCAAGGCGACGTTCGAGCAGGCGGGTCTTCCGGTCTCGGGCGTGGTGGATGCTGACCTCAAGTCGGCCTGGGCCGTCGACCCTCAGTTTGGCCAGGACCAGGTCGCCGTCTTCGAGACGGCCGCCGACGTCCCCATCGACAGCGCCTGCATTCTCACGTTCCGCCTCTCCTTCAAGAACAACGCCCGCCACGGCCTCGGTCGTTTCCGGCTGGCCGCCACCGCCTCGCCCCGCCCCATCGCGCTGAACGATGACGGCGTCCCGCCCGCCCTGAAGCCAATCCTCGCCCTCGCACCCGCCGATCGTTCCGAAGCCCAGAGCCGGCAACTCCTCGACTGGTTCCGGACGATCGACGCGGAATGGCGGGCCCTCGACGCGTCGGTCGCCGAGCATGCCAGGTCGGCCCCTCAGATGCGGGGGTCGAAGGCGCTCATCTCGACGGAGGGGCGGCCAGCCGTCCGGCTACACACGCAAGGGGGCGACTTCCTGGAGAAGACGCACTACTTGAAGCGTGGCGACGTCAATCAGAAGCAAGGTGAGGCTCCCCCGGGGTTCTTGCAGGTCCTGGAGAATGCGTCGGAAGGCGAGGCCCGATGGACGACCGCCCCGCCGCCGGGCTGGCACACGTCCTATCGCCGTGCCGCCTTGGCCCGCTGGATGACCGACCTCGACGCCGGGGCCGGGGCGCTTGCGGCGAGGGTGGCGGTCAACCGGCTCTGGCACCATCATCTGGGCCGCGGGATCGTGGCGACGCCCAGCGACTTCGGCAACCAGGGGGAACCGCCCACCCATCCCGAACTGCTCGACTGGCTCGCCTCCGAGCTGGTGCGCGGCGGCTGGAAGCTCAAGCCGCTGCACAAGCTGATCATGACCAGCGCCGTCTACATGCAGGGGACGACCTTCGACCCAGCGAAGGCCGCCATCGACCCCGAGGATCGCCTGTTGTGGCGGCGGACCCGCAAGCGGCTCGAAGCCGAGGCGGTGCGCGACAGCCTCCTGTTCGTGGCGGGCCAGCTCGACGGCCGGATGTACGGGCCGGGCTCGCTGGATGAGCGGATGAAGCGCCGGAGCGTCTATTTCGCCGTGAAGCGGAGCAAGCTGATCCCGATGATGAGCCTGTTCGACGCCCCCGACGCCCTCCAGCCGATCCCCGCGCGGTCGTCGACGACCATCGCGCCGCAGTCGCTCTTCCTGATGAACAGCCCCCTGGTCCGTGACTGGGCCGAGGCCTTCGCCGGCCGCCTGGAAGCGAAGCCCGATGGGCGGATCGACGCCGCCTATGCCATCGCCGTCGGTCGCCCCCCCACTCCGGACGAGGCGTCCAGGGCCGTCGAATTCCTGGCCGGGCAGGCCGAGTCGTACAGGCTCGACGGCCAGGCCGACGCCGATCACCGTGCCCTGGGAGACTTCTGCCAGGTCTTGATGGGCCTGAACGAATTCTTGTACGCCGACTGA
- a CDS encoding DUF1501 domain-containing protein, producing MPIIPHFSAQPAAAFPSRRSFLTRTGQGMGMLALTGLLQQEGLALDIAGPAATVDPLAPHAPHFPAKAKSVIWLFLNGGPSQVDTFDYKPELEKRSGEELPGFDKNTGFFTGSVGPLMKSPFKFAQHGQSGSWVSDIFPHLSGHVDDMAFLHACHTETNNHSPALFQINTGMSRMGYPCVGAWVTYGLGTENRNLPAFVVMYDTLGRGLPKGHAQNWGTGFLPGVYQGTAVNPRGAPINNLERPSTLGDRRQRAQLDLLRSLNTDYQAENPGEAALAARIESFELAYRMQMSAPEAFDVDRESPATRALYGMDDPKCGHFARQCLLARRLVERGVRFVQIFSGGMENERSWDGHADIVKNHGGFAQETDRPMAALLADLKGRGLLDDTLVVCCGEFGRLPIVQKGGTGRDHNPHAFTTWMAGGGTKGGTHYGETDEFGHKAVVDRVSVNDLHATMLRLLGLDHTRLTYRYSGRDFRLTDVAGRVVDEIIA from the coding sequence ATGCCCATCATCCCGCATTTCAGCGCACAGCCGGCCGCCGCCTTCCCTAGCCGCCGATCATTCCTCACCCGCACCGGCCAGGGGATGGGGATGCTCGCGCTGACGGGCTTGTTGCAGCAGGAAGGGCTGGCCCTGGACATCGCCGGTCCCGCGGCCACCGTCGACCCGCTCGCCCCGCATGCTCCCCACTTCCCGGCGAAGGCCAAGTCGGTGATCTGGCTGTTCCTCAACGGCGGGCCTTCGCAGGTCGACACGTTCGACTACAAGCCGGAGTTGGAGAAGCGGAGCGGCGAGGAACTCCCGGGCTTCGACAAGAACACGGGGTTCTTCACCGGGTCGGTCGGCCCGCTGATGAAGTCGCCCTTCAAGTTCGCCCAGCACGGGCAGAGCGGTTCGTGGGTTTCAGACATCTTCCCCCACCTGTCCGGCCACGTCGACGACATGGCGTTCTTGCACGCCTGCCACACCGAGACCAACAACCACTCGCCGGCCCTCTTCCAGATCAACACCGGCATGAGCCGGATGGGATACCCCTGCGTGGGGGCGTGGGTCACCTATGGACTGGGCACCGAGAATCGGAACCTCCCCGCGTTCGTCGTGATGTACGACACCCTGGGCCGGGGCCTGCCCAAGGGACACGCGCAGAACTGGGGGACGGGCTTCTTGCCGGGCGTCTATCAGGGGACTGCCGTCAACCCGCGTGGTGCCCCCATCAATAATCTGGAGCGCCCATCGACGCTCGGCGACCGTCGCCAACGGGCCCAGCTCGACCTGCTCCGCTCGCTCAATACCGACTACCAGGCCGAGAACCCCGGCGAGGCGGCGCTCGCCGCGCGGATCGAGTCGTTCGAGCTGGCCTATCGGATGCAGATGTCGGCGCCCGAGGCCTTCGACGTCGACCGAGAGTCGCCCGCCACGCGTGCGCTCTACGGCATGGACGACCCGAAGTGCGGCCACTTCGCCCGCCAGTGCCTGCTGGCCCGCCGCCTGGTGGAGCGTGGCGTCCGATTCGTCCAGATCTTCAGCGGCGGCATGGAGAACGAGCGGAGCTGGGACGGCCACGCCGACATCGTCAAGAACCACGGCGGTTTCGCCCAGGAGACCGACCGACCCATGGCCGCGCTCCTTGCCGACCTCAAGGGGCGTGGGCTGCTCGACGACACCCTCGTCGTCTGCTGCGGCGAGTTCGGCCGCCTGCCGATTGTCCAGAAGGGGGGGACGGGTCGGGACCACAACCCCCACGCCTTCACCACCTGGATGGCCGGCGGCGGCACCAAGGGCGGGACGCATTACGGCGAGACCGACGAGTTCGGCCACAAGGCGGTCGTCGACCGGGTGAGCGTCAACGACCTCCACGCCACGATGCTCAGACTCCTCGGCCTCGACCACACTCGCCTGACCTACCGCTACAGCGGGCGCGACTTCCGCCTCACCGACGTCGCCGGTCGAGTCGTCGACGAGATCATCGCCTGA
- a CDS encoding MarR family transcriptional regulator gives MGATLGAHGLTPAQFDVLATLWHGEGITQQELAQRLLVTKGNVVGLIDRMTASAWVERRPDPEDRRANRLYLTDAGRTILAQAGPSQVGLVEQVFGTLNEAELGQFHAMLERLETTCMRGE, from the coding sequence ATGGGCGCGACTCTCGGGGCCCATGGGCTGACCCCGGCGCAGTTCGACGTGCTCGCGACTCTCTGGCACGGCGAGGGAATCACCCAGCAAGAGCTGGCGCAGCGACTCCTGGTCACGAAGGGGAACGTGGTCGGGCTCATCGATCGGATGACCGCATCGGCATGGGTCGAGCGACGCCCCGATCCCGAAGATCGGCGTGCCAATCGCCTCTACCTGACCGACGCCGGCCGGACGATCCTGGCCCAGGCGGGCCCCAGCCAGGTTGGCCTCGTCGAACAGGTCTTCGGGACCTTGAACGAGGCGGAACTCGGCCAATTTCACGCCATGCTCGAACGGCTCGAAACGACATGCATGCGGGGCGAGTAA
- a CDS encoding malonic semialdehyde reductase, which yields MIAERPSRAEENALDLLFREARTHNAWLPQPVAERSLREIYDLAKMGPTSVNSSPARFVFLTTPEAKERLVPGLMAGNVEKTRSAPVVVIVAQDMEFYEALPRLMPAMDARSWFAGNPALIADAASRNSTLQGAYLMLAARSLGLDCGPMSGFDAEKVNAEFFPDGKWRANFLCNLGYGDAQGLHPRGPRLAFDEACRIF from the coding sequence ATGATTGCAGAACGCCCGAGTCGCGCTGAAGAGAACGCCCTGGACCTACTCTTCCGGGAGGCGCGTACCCACAACGCCTGGCTCCCGCAGCCGGTCGCCGAGAGGTCCCTCAGGGAGATTTACGACCTGGCCAAGATGGGCCCGACCAGCGTCAATTCGTCGCCCGCGCGCTTCGTCTTCCTGACGACGCCCGAGGCGAAGGAGAGGCTCGTTCCGGGCCTCATGGCCGGCAACGTCGAGAAGACTCGGTCGGCGCCGGTCGTGGTCATCGTGGCCCAAGACATGGAGTTCTACGAGGCCTTGCCGCGACTGATGCCCGCCATGGACGCCCGGTCCTGGTTCGCCGGCAATCCCGCGTTGATTGCCGATGCTGCGTCGCGCAACAGCACCTTGCAGGGCGCCTACCTCATGCTCGCGGCCCGTTCGCTCGGGCTCGATTGCGGGCCGATGTCGGGGTTCGACGCCGAGAAGGTCAACGCCGAGTTCTTCCCCGACGGGAAATGGCGGGCCAACTTCCTCTGCAACCTTGGTTATGGTGACGCACAAGGCCTCCACCCGCGCGGACCGCGACTTGCCTTCGATGAAGCGTGCCGCATCTTCTAA
- a CDS encoding DoxX family protein: MSSTNPITATASPGRGTNIALWVIQVLLALAFAMAGTMKLVGPEMAVKQFELLGLGQWFRYLTGLLEIIAAVLLVLPAWSGFGALLLVPIMIGAAAAHVAVFKDNPAAPLVILGLAAIVAWFRLKVYPINARNSG; encoded by the coding sequence ATGTCCTCGACGAACCCGATCACCGCGACGGCCAGCCCGGGCCGCGGGACGAACATCGCCTTGTGGGTCATCCAGGTGCTCCTGGCCCTCGCCTTCGCGATGGCCGGGACCATGAAGCTGGTCGGGCCAGAGATGGCAGTCAAGCAGTTCGAACTCCTCGGCCTGGGCCAGTGGTTCCGCTACCTGACCGGTCTCCTGGAGATCATCGCCGCCGTCTTGCTCGTCCTGCCGGCCTGGAGCGGCTTCGGGGCCCTGCTCCTCGTCCCCATCATGATCGGGGCCGCCGCCGCCCATGTCGCCGTCTTCAAAGACAACCCCGCGGCGCCCCTGGTCATTCTCGGCCTGGCGGCCATCGTTGCCTGGTTCAGGCTCAAGGTTTATCCGATCAACGCACGGAATTCTGGCTGA